In Bacillus sp. FJAT-45037, the following are encoded in one genomic region:
- a CDS encoding YqhG family protein has translation MQQQQIHDFLERYFTGNDSPIIENTATHLTVQLSVELDKLLMNRPFYWHYLEKTGGTPQPMQVTFITDKANAPSDLRGEAIHYGSPRLHQLFSTTRTLGGFIRLYEHILSPTNQSTPLQPWLSINAKVSFQCDRKKDVLLSLGLNLIHGQIVPSFYEYIQDKQLRSSIPDYCFTLTPLITPKSGMVRLQKMIKTYAENENPSWARDAIQRWDDDLALLEQFYEEHEEKPESYELEKAALREQYEPNIHVKIVNGGIFYLQQQVFH, from the coding sequence ATGCAACAGCAACAGATTCATGATTTCCTTGAACGGTATTTCACAGGCAATGACAGTCCTATTATTGAAAATACAGCCACTCATCTCACCGTTCAGTTGTCGGTTGAACTTGATAAATTATTAATGAATCGACCGTTTTATTGGCATTATTTAGAAAAGACTGGTGGAACACCTCAGCCGATGCAAGTCACTTTTATTACAGATAAAGCAAACGCACCAAGTGACCTACGTGGAGAAGCCATTCATTATGGCTCTCCACGTTTGCATCAATTATTTTCTACAACTAGAACACTTGGTGGCTTTATTCGACTATATGAACACATATTATCACCAACAAATCAGTCCACTCCCCTGCAGCCCTGGCTAAGTATTAATGCGAAAGTGTCTTTTCAATGCGACCGTAAAAAGGATGTTTTATTGTCTCTTGGGTTGAATTTAATCCACGGACAAATTGTGCCTAGTTTCTATGAGTACATTCAAGATAAACAGCTTCGTTCATCAATACCTGATTATTGTTTTACCCTCACTCCACTCATTACTCCTAAAAGCGGCATGGTTCGCTTGCAGAAAATGATCAAAACGTACGCTGAAAATGAAAATCCCTCTTGGGCGCGTGATGCAATCCAAAGATGGGATGATGATTTAGCTTTATTAGAACAATTTTATGAAGAGCACGAGGAGAAACCTGAAAGTTACGAGCTTGAAAAAGCAGCCTTACGAGAACAATATGAGCCTAATATCCACGTCAAAATAGTGAACGGAGGTATCTTTTATTTACAACAACAAGTGTTCCACTAA
- a CDS encoding DUF2759 domain-containing protein gives MFLAITFLLVAILSAFGMVGEMRRKNFFGVGFAAISLAVFGWFAVMTIFSIIAGAGTTV, from the coding sequence ATGTTCTTAGCAATTACTTTTTTATTAGTAGCAATTCTGTCGGCTTTTGGTATGGTCGGTGAAATGCGTAGAAAGAATTTCTTTGGAGTAGGTTTTGCTGCAATATCATTGGCTGTATTTGGATGGTTCGCAGTCATGACGATTTTCTCCATTATTGCAGGTGCAGGTACAACTGTCTAA
- a CDS encoding MBL fold metallo-hydrolase, with protein MNWTQIPLGPLQTNAYVLVNDSKEAVIFDPGGNGPELVKWLNEETIKPLAILLTHAHFDHIGAVDDVREAFACPVYIHTEEQSWLGDPDQNGSSRFLGDAAISAQNADHIIEKEQPLLIGSFTFDVYHTPGHSPGSVSYYSKEIGVVFSGDALFKQSIGRTDLPGGNHEQLLASIHTKLLELPEETIVASGHGPTTTIAEEMDSNPFLSGF; from the coding sequence ATGAATTGGACTCAAATTCCACTTGGTCCCTTACAAACAAATGCATATGTCCTTGTAAATGATAGCAAGGAAGCCGTCATTTTTGATCCAGGTGGGAATGGACCAGAACTTGTAAAGTGGCTAAATGAAGAGACGATCAAACCATTAGCTATCTTGTTAACCCACGCACACTTTGATCATATCGGTGCTGTTGATGATGTCCGCGAAGCATTTGCATGTCCTGTATACATTCATACTGAAGAGCAAAGCTGGCTCGGGGACCCTGATCAAAACGGATCCTCACGCTTTTTAGGTGATGCCGCCATTTCTGCTCAAAATGCAGACCATATCATTGAAAAAGAACAACCTCTCCTGATTGGCTCATTCACCTTTGATGTGTATCATACGCCGGGTCATTCACCAGGCAGTGTCTCTTACTACTCAAAAGAGATCGGAGTGGTTTTCTCAGGAGATGCTCTATTTAAACAAAGTATCGGTAGAACAGATCTTCCTGGGGGGAATCACGAGCAATTGCTAGCAAGTATTCATACGAAGTTGCTAGAGCTTCCAGAAGAAACCATTGTCGCTTCTGGTCACGGACCAACGACAACTATAGCTGAAGAAATGGATAGCAACCCTTTTCTATCAGGTTTTTAG
- a CDS encoding DUF2626 domain-containing protein, producing MDRMFRVLAFWTGIFAVLFFVGDMVNMALLFFAQTGALLALSYLNLSERVYIYIFGAYLTVFFVGFTYYSTFLLVPGVGGH from the coding sequence ATGGATCGCATGTTTCGTGTTTTAGCGTTCTGGACAGGGATCTTCGCAGTCTTGTTCTTTGTTGGTGATATGGTTAATATGGCTTTGCTATTCTTTGCACAAACAGGTGCATTATTAGCGTTAAGTTATTTAAACTTATCTGAGCGCGTGTATATTTACATTTTCGGTGCGTACTTGACAGTTTTCTTTGTTGGTTTTACCTACTATTCAACTTTCTTATTAGTACCAGGCGTCGGTGGTCACTAA
- a CDS encoding YqzE family protein encodes MSLNDYVKFVTQQLVLRLDQPKEARKAEREARKADKLPLVYRTFGIVPLAIKLFLDKRSTKNKGER; translated from the coding sequence ATGTCTTTAAATGACTATGTGAAGTTTGTGACTCAACAACTCGTCTTACGATTAGATCAACCGAAAGAGGCACGAAAGGCTGAACGAGAAGCGCGTAAAGCCGATAAACTACCTTTGGTGTATCGGACGTTTGGGATCGTTCCCCTAGCCATAAAATTATTTTTAGATAAGCGATCTACTAAGAATAAGGGTGAACGGTGA
- a CDS encoding shikimate kinase, with protein sequence MNERIYLTGFMGSGKTTVGLALAKAIGYHVIDTDQWIEQSEGLAISDMFQKYGEEYFRSLETKVLSELAEKKAVVTTGGGIILRSKNREMMNNSGCVVFLDCAVEEIVRRTMNDQSRPLLKNKDMNEIKAMYQNRLPLYKEATVTIDTTEKSILEIVDELKSYLLR encoded by the coding sequence GTGAATGAACGGATTTATTTAACGGGCTTTATGGGATCTGGAAAAACAACCGTTGGACTTGCTTTAGCCAAAGCAATTGGGTATCATGTTATTGACACGGATCAATGGATTGAACAAAGTGAAGGGCTAGCGATATCAGATATGTTTCAAAAATACGGAGAGGAGTACTTTCGTTCGTTAGAGACCAAAGTGCTATCTGAGCTTGCAGAAAAAAAAGCCGTCGTAACAACAGGAGGAGGAATTATCCTTCGGTCTAAAAATAGAGAAATGATGAACAATTCAGGGTGTGTCGTTTTTCTAGATTGCGCGGTAGAAGAGATTGTCCGTCGCACAATGAATGATCAATCAAGACCTTTGCTTAAGAATAAAGATATGAACGAAATAAAAGCAATGTATCAAAATCGCTTACCATTATACAAAGAAGCGACGGTGACGATTGATACAACAGAAAAATCTATCTTAGAAATTGTTGATGAATTAAAGTCATATTTGCTTAGATAA
- the comGG gene encoding competence type IV pilus minor pilin ComGG — protein sequence MNNERGFVYPLVLILCTLLVLALSAQMNSYIAEKRFVTEQGYISQLDAYMQIGLMDFLNEVQTMVEPTHFFFPYDHGSVTLNVEQKKNTEWLVSCVVRLNDIDRSRQAHFFYDEQAHVIQEYWEVSRRE from the coding sequence ATGAACAATGAACGAGGGTTCGTTTATCCACTTGTCCTTATTCTTTGTACTTTGCTCGTTCTAGCGCTTTCTGCTCAGATGAATAGCTATATCGCAGAAAAGCGCTTTGTGACGGAACAAGGCTATATCAGCCAACTTGATGCCTACATGCAAATTGGTTTAATGGACTTTTTAAATGAAGTACAGACGATGGTTGAACCGACCCACTTTTTCTTTCCATATGACCACGGCAGCGTTACACTTAATGTAGAACAGAAAAAAAACACTGAATGGTTAGTGAGTTGTGTTGTTCGTTTAAATGATATAGATAGAAGTCGTCAGGCTCATTTTTTTTATGACGAACAGGCACATGTCATTCAGGAATACTGGGAGGTTTCAAGGCGTGAATGA
- the comGF gene encoding competence type IV pilus minor pilin ComGF → MLRDDGGFTLMETLFVLCMVVMFTLLMPTMVKIVQQSFGDNTNSKLVMTIFFNQLASEVSESTSVVANEGHVVMTKGDGTEIRYSYVAGDQIRRYTNNSGYVPILYQVKRFTCDKENVLVTCAVLLLDGTEGSFRMMPMYGVGSNEQ, encoded by the coding sequence ATGCTAAGAGATGACGGCGGATTTACTTTGATGGAGACTCTGTTTGTATTGTGTATGGTTGTCATGTTTACTTTACTGATGCCAACCATGGTTAAAATAGTGCAACAAAGCTTTGGCGACAATACGAATTCAAAATTGGTTATGACTATTTTTTTTAATCAATTAGCTAGCGAGGTATCAGAATCAACATCCGTAGTAGCTAATGAAGGACATGTTGTCATGACAAAAGGGGATGGTACAGAGATCCGTTATAGTTATGTAGCAGGTGATCAAATTAGACGATATACCAATAATAGTGGGTATGTACCTATTCTTTATCAGGTGAAACGTTTTACTTGCGATAAAGAAAACGTTTTAGTAACTTGTGCTGTCTTATTACTAGACGGAACGGAAGGGAGTTTTAGAATGATGCCAATGTATGGGGTAGGTTCGAATGAACAATGA
- the comGE gene encoding competence type IV pilus minor pilin ComGE: protein MIEKYNGFTLMEVILSLALLSMCSLAILPAFITIYNERLTIKQEEEVNTLLKQSVQDYLRSAKVNTPVDSWMEKQEHLDPVTGLYEVCISFNGENTRFYQRCLYAKR, encoded by the coding sequence ATTATCGAAAAATATAACGGATTCACTTTAATGGAAGTGATACTCTCCTTAGCGCTGTTATCTATGTGTTCCTTGGCGATTTTGCCTGCCTTCATAACGATCTACAATGAGCGATTAACGATCAAACAAGAAGAGGAAGTAAATACTTTATTGAAACAGTCTGTTCAAGACTACTTACGATCAGCTAAAGTCAATACTCCAGTGGATTCTTGGATGGAAAAACAGGAGCATCTCGATCCGGTAACAGGACTGTATGAGGTGTGTATCTCATTTAATGGAGAGAATACACGTTTTTATCAGAGGTGTCTGTATGCTAAGAGATGA
- the comGD gene encoding competence type IV pilus minor pilin ComGD has translation MTHSQSGHTLFELLLTLSILSILLLLPLISFQFNVKDYTHEQIADQFLQDVLLAQHLAISSGSQVRLRIESSTNEYRVQSFAGELLVTRPFPVENMYFETSSLPNNSIIFLSNGNPRYSGTMFLYVGDDKYGYTVTLGKGRVNYRKI, from the coding sequence GTGACCCATTCACAATCAGGACATACCCTTTTTGAATTACTCCTAACACTCTCCATCCTCTCCATTCTTCTACTTCTTCCTTTAATTTCTTTTCAATTTAACGTAAAAGATTATACACACGAACAAATTGCCGATCAATTTTTGCAGGACGTTTTACTTGCACAGCACTTAGCAATATCTAGTGGTTCGCAAGTGCGATTGCGCATTGAAAGTAGTACTAACGAGTATCGCGTGCAATCATTTGCAGGTGAACTCCTAGTAACTAGACCTTTCCCTGTAGAAAATATGTATTTTGAAACAAGCTCTCTCCCTAATAATAGCATCATCTTTTTGTCAAATGGGAATCCTCGGTATTCTGGAACAATGTTTTTGTATGTTGGTGACGATAAGTATGGATACACAGTTACACTCGGAAAGGGGCGAGTGAATTATCGAAAAATATAA
- the comGC gene encoding competence type IV pilus major pilin ComGC yields MKKFLKHEKGFTLVEMLVVLMIISILLLIAIPNMTKNNEVAGSKGCEATVKLIQTQVHAYEIENGKKLESLQPLLDENYIETSTCPNGEVLKLTNGKVEETS; encoded by the coding sequence ATGAAAAAGTTCTTAAAGCATGAAAAAGGTTTTACTTTAGTAGAAATGCTTGTTGTGTTAATGATTATCTCCATTCTCTTATTGATCGCGATTCCTAATATGACGAAAAACAATGAAGTGGCTGGTTCTAAAGGTTGTGAGGCAACGGTAAAGTTGATCCAAACCCAAGTACACGCTTACGAAATTGAAAATGGAAAGAAACTAGAGTCGCTTCAACCATTGCTTGATGAAAACTATATTGAAACCTCTACATGTCCGAATGGAGAAGTGCTCAAACTTACTAATGGTAAAGTGGAAGAGACTTCTTAA
- the yidD gene encoding membrane protein insertion efficiency factor YidD, whose amino-acid sequence MKKILLLLIRFYQKILSPLKPPTCRFYPTCSHYGIEAIQRFGALKGTWLTIKRLSKCHPFHKGGIDLVPDKKDPAKKS is encoded by the coding sequence ATGAAAAAAATCTTGTTATTACTGATTCGCTTCTATCAAAAGATCCTCTCTCCCTTAAAACCACCAACATGTCGATTTTATCCGACATGTTCTCACTACGGAATCGAAGCGATTCAACGTTTTGGCGCATTAAAAGGGACTTGGTTAACTATAAAACGTTTAAGTAAATGTCATCCCTTTCACAAAGGCGGCATTGATTTAGTTCCTGATAAAAAAGATCCAGCAAAAAAAAGCTAA
- the comGB gene encoding competence type IV pilus assembly protein ComGB, giving the protein MIRLFTNHNNRMNYAKTLHRLGVLLEQGYKMDDALAFMLIHVPDSMKQPLEQVKIALREGQEIHRAFSLFPIPSDIVAFLYFYQFHGQVSEGFIKAGELLKKRQEAKEQVQKLLRYPILLVWICFVVLLVLHQFVVPHFTTLFDTLGGEPPLLTTFVLQSLKAVPYVGFLFLFCLGALAGYLILSKKKWSPKRRMQFYLKVPFLSTMVQQVCTYFFSLQFGRLLLTGTSLQQALSIFEKQEHLPFMQQEAVSLKAELRLGVSLHTLIRKREYFTQELAFVIENGERTGYLGSDLENFSYLIYNEMDDKLKKFMDFLQPIVFLFIGGFIFILFLAIMLPMFQMISTIQ; this is encoded by the coding sequence GTGATTCGTTTATTTACCAATCACAACAACCGTATGAATTATGCTAAAACGCTACATCGGTTAGGCGTATTGCTAGAACAAGGTTATAAGATGGATGATGCATTAGCCTTTATGCTCATTCATGTGCCAGACTCTATGAAGCAACCACTTGAACAGGTGAAGATCGCTTTAAGAGAAGGTCAAGAGATACACCGAGCATTTTCTCTTTTTCCCATTCCAAGTGATATTGTCGCATTTTTATACTTTTACCAGTTTCATGGACAAGTTAGTGAAGGATTTATTAAGGCTGGTGAATTATTAAAAAAACGCCAAGAAGCAAAGGAGCAAGTACAGAAACTTCTTCGTTATCCGATTCTGTTAGTTTGGATCTGTTTTGTTGTTCTCCTCGTCCTTCATCAGTTTGTCGTACCACATTTCACCACTTTATTTGACACCCTTGGTGGTGAACCACCTCTCCTCACAACTTTTGTTCTACAATCTCTCAAAGCTGTTCCATATGTAGGTTTTCTTTTTCTTTTTTGTTTGGGTGCTTTAGCCGGATATTTAATCTTATCTAAAAAGAAGTGGTCTCCTAAACGTCGTATGCAATTTTATCTCAAGGTTCCGTTCCTCTCAACGATGGTACAACAAGTGTGTACATATTTCTTCTCATTACAATTCGGAAGGCTATTACTCACGGGGACTTCACTTCAACAAGCATTAAGCATTTTCGAAAAACAGGAACATTTACCATTTATGCAGCAAGAAGCAGTTTCACTTAAAGCGGAGCTGCGACTTGGTGTATCTTTGCACACATTAATTCGTAAAAGGGAGTATTTCACACAAGAGTTGGCATTTGTTATTGAGAACGGAGAGAGGACGGGCTATTTAGGTTCTGACCTAGAAAATTTTAGTTATTTAATTTATAATGAAATGGACGATAAATTAAAAAAATTCATGGATTTTTTGCAACCAATTGTTTTTTTATTTATCGGTGGATTTATTTTTATTTTATTTTTAGCGATTATGTTGCCGATGTTTCAAATGATTAGTACGATCCAATAG
- the comGA gene encoding competence type IV pilus ATPase ComGA — MYDVENVSTSVVCEAIKQGASDIHLVPTDHRWLIQFRINGKLTNHQEIPPILGERLLGHLKYNSGMNIGEKRLPQSYSMNVIIDKKEYALRLSTLPTRNKESLAIRILPQTVNHQLMSLPVLLSSQRHLMQLLSFTHGLCLISGPTGSGKTTTLYAILNEILSKESKKIITIEDPIEQSIDSFIQIETNQKAGITFEVGLKAALRHDPDIMMVGEIRDANTAKLAVRAALTGHLVFATVHASNNYASILRLLDFGVSENDVKEALKAVICQCLVRKKKAEDTREQRSALYTFEYNQQIKQMIECTTIREVNDLKHQARKAWALGIIEENELERLWVG; from the coding sequence TTGTATGATGTTGAAAATGTAAGTACGTCTGTCGTCTGTGAGGCAATTAAGCAAGGTGCTTCCGATATTCACCTTGTCCCAACAGATCATCGTTGGCTCATACAGTTTCGTATTAATGGAAAGTTGACCAATCATCAAGAGATACCACCGATTCTTGGAGAAAGATTACTGGGTCACCTAAAGTACAATAGTGGAATGAATATAGGTGAGAAAAGACTTCCTCAAAGCTATTCCATGAATGTAATAATTGATAAGAAAGAGTATGCATTGCGCCTATCTACGTTACCGACTCGAAACAAAGAAAGTCTAGCTATTCGAATTCTTCCTCAAACAGTCAATCATCAACTTATGTCTCTCCCCGTATTATTATCAAGTCAACGACATCTTATGCAATTACTTTCTTTTACTCACGGATTATGTTTAATCTCTGGTCCGACAGGGTCAGGAAAAACAACCACTCTTTACGCTATTCTAAACGAAATCCTTTCTAAAGAATCAAAAAAAATCATCACAATTGAAGATCCTATTGAACAATCAATTGATTCATTTATTCAAATCGAGACGAATCAAAAAGCAGGTATTACATTTGAAGTGGGATTAAAAGCAGCGCTTAGACATGACCCTGACATTATGATGGTCGGCGAAATTCGGGATGCGAATACAGCAAAGTTAGCTGTTCGTGCAGCTCTCACAGGGCATCTAGTCTTTGCGACCGTTCATGCTAGTAATAATTATGCTTCCATTTTAAGGTTGCTGGACTTTGGTGTATCGGAAAATGATGTTAAAGAAGCCTTGAAGGCTGTGATATGTCAATGTTTAGTTCGGAAAAAAAAAGCGGAGGACACGCGAGAACAGCGCAGTGCTTTATATACGTTTGAATACAATCAACAAATTAAACAAATGATTGAATGCACGACTATTCGTGAGGTGAATGACTTAAAGCACCAGGCAAGAAAAGCGTGGGCACTTGGAATCATCGAAGAGAACGAGTTAGAAAGGTTGTGGGTAGGGTGA
- the mscL gene encoding large conductance mechanosensitive channel protein MscL: MFHEFKEFAVRGNVMDMSVGVIIGTTFAKIVESLVDDVIMPPFSVLFGQVDFSNLYVNLSDRKFETLTEAELAGVPLLRYGLFLNHFVHFMIVAFILFLFIRQMNRIRRPLEDPLIDMKTKLCPFCFRSIVFKATRCPHCTSKLEDPQRTDPPSIHTRMKRRVKSS; encoded by the coding sequence ATTTTTCATGAGTTTAAAGAATTTGCGGTGCGTGGAAATGTTATGGATATGAGTGTTGGTGTCATTATCGGTACAACCTTTGCCAAAATTGTTGAATCTCTTGTCGATGATGTCATTATGCCACCTTTTAGTGTGTTGTTTGGTCAAGTCGATTTCTCCAACCTGTATGTCAATCTGTCAGATCGTAAATTTGAAACGCTCACAGAGGCAGAACTAGCTGGAGTCCCTTTACTCCGATATGGTCTCTTCTTGAATCACTTTGTTCATTTTATGATCGTTGCTTTTATTCTCTTTTTATTCATTAGACAAATGAATCGGATCAGGAGGCCTTTAGAAGATCCACTGATTGACATGAAAACAAAACTTTGTCCATTTTGTTTTAGGTCGATTGTTTTTAAAGCAACTAGATGTCCGCATTGCACTTCAAAACTTGAAGATCCACAAAGAACTGATCCTCCGTCTATCCACACCCGTATGAAAAGGCGAGTAAAGTCATCTTGA
- a CDS encoding ATP-dependent helicase: MKTALYKQKIIQIQTLDRSAWQQFHNASIRQELTCMHCGEPLRFHLGIEEAPRFIHPPTSLDCKKEVTAYEASAVNKRIKTSIQESNTHGFTMPTRRSISSNDEPENEGWRAPENVKAIPPFTPIKNDSNRTYDGYRADLFQQGIILDDQQWEAATTTEGPLLILAGAGSGKTRVLTTRAAYMLTEKNYSPKDMILVTFTAKAAKEMKERMTIYPGMNKHLLHQLVVGTFHSIFYRMLMHDNPEKWHSDHLLKWDWQRDQMLKEAGREINLDEKEFPFDQALTQISWWKNHLLAPKDIKPEDVWEERAAYLYKRYEEMRQQKNSFDFDDMLIGCYDLLIDNQALLKRYQERFSYVSIDEFQDINKVQVELMTLLTEPHKNLCVVGDDDQSIYAFRGSDPDYILSFKKTYPHAKVVVLDQNYRSTHSIVAAANNVVTTNKTRFNKQLEAQFTSEQAPTLFYPYDEEEEATMIVNDIKKKIEQGADPADFAILFRTNVTARALFERMVTSSIPFSIENDGDSFYRRKTVRKVLAYLKLSQNPDNGLAMQDLIGALFLKQQVIQDLKALTITEDCTFVEALTHLSGLQPFQLKKLQKLPEQFKQIKSKSPEGAITYIEQEMGLKDYLKKQGNEGNKLDRGSDDVRDLKVAARQHDSIETFLDHADHMIAKQEEARKQPPTKDAVQLMTIHRAKGLEYKHVYILGAVEGSLPHDYSLEAWREGDDKPLEEERRLMYVAMTRAQVNLLISVPTMRRGKRAHPSRFVREVNRMARAVQKQKVPTLSGGIR, encoded by the coding sequence TTGAAAACAGCCTTATACAAACAAAAAATAATACAAATTCAGACGCTTGATCGAAGTGCATGGCAACAATTTCATAATGCTAGTATTCGACAAGAACTCACTTGTATGCATTGTGGAGAACCGCTTCGCTTCCATTTAGGCATAGAAGAAGCGCCAAGATTTATTCACCCACCTACCTCCCTTGATTGTAAAAAAGAGGTCACCGCTTACGAGGCAAGCGCAGTAAATAAAAGAATTAAGACATCCATTCAAGAAAGCAACACTCACGGATTCACGATGCCAACAAGGCGATCGATTTCCTCAAACGATGAACCTGAAAACGAAGGGTGGCGCGCTCCGGAGAATGTAAAAGCCATCCCTCCGTTTACACCAATCAAAAATGATAGTAATAGAACCTATGACGGATATCGTGCTGATTTATTTCAACAAGGTATTATATTAGATGATCAACAATGGGAAGCCGCTACAACGACCGAAGGGCCTCTACTTATTCTCGCAGGTGCAGGTAGTGGAAAAACCCGTGTATTAACGACTCGAGCTGCCTATATGCTGACTGAAAAAAACTACTCTCCAAAAGACATGATCTTGGTCACATTTACAGCAAAAGCTGCCAAAGAAATGAAGGAACGAATGACGATTTATCCTGGGATGAATAAACATTTGCTTCATCAACTTGTTGTTGGTACGTTTCACAGTATTTTTTATCGAATGCTCATGCACGACAACCCAGAGAAATGGCACAGTGATCATCTACTCAAATGGGATTGGCAACGAGATCAAATGCTCAAAGAAGCTGGGAGAGAAATTAATTTAGATGAGAAGGAATTTCCTTTTGATCAGGCATTGACTCAAATAAGTTGGTGGAAAAATCACCTTCTCGCTCCAAAAGATATTAAGCCTGAAGATGTATGGGAAGAACGCGCTGCATATTTGTACAAGCGATATGAAGAGATGAGACAACAGAAAAATTCATTTGATTTTGATGACATGCTCATTGGTTGCTACGATCTTCTAATTGATAACCAAGCACTTCTTAAGAGGTATCAAGAACGCTTTTCTTATGTATCCATTGACGAGTTCCAAGACATTAATAAAGTGCAAGTGGAACTTATGACCTTATTAACCGAGCCACATAAAAATCTTTGTGTGGTTGGAGATGACGATCAGTCGATCTATGCTTTCCGCGGAAGTGATCCTGATTACATTCTCTCATTCAAAAAAACATACCCTCATGCAAAAGTAGTGGTACTAGATCAAAACTATCGTTCCACTCATTCAATTGTGGCTGCTGCTAATAATGTAGTGACAACGAATAAAACACGTTTCAATAAACAGTTAGAAGCCCAATTTACATCTGAACAGGCACCTACTCTTTTCTACCCTTATGATGAAGAAGAAGAGGCAACAATGATTGTCAATGATATAAAGAAAAAGATTGAGCAAGGCGCTGATCCAGCTGATTTTGCTATTCTCTTTCGGACAAACGTCACAGCACGTGCCCTGTTTGAGAGAATGGTAACATCGAGTATCCCGTTCTCTATTGAAAATGATGGTGATTCCTTCTATCGACGGAAAACCGTGCGAAAAGTTCTTGCCTATTTAAAACTTAGTCAAAACCCTGACAACGGATTAGCCATGCAGGATTTAATCGGTGCCTTATTTTTAAAGCAGCAAGTTATTCAAGACTTAAAAGCTTTAACCATTACAGAGGATTGTACGTTTGTTGAAGCCTTAACCCATTTGAGTGGCCTTCAACCGTTTCAATTAAAAAAACTACAAAAATTGCCCGAGCAGTTTAAACAAATAAAATCAAAAAGCCCCGAGGGTGCAATCACTTATATTGAGCAAGAGATGGGTTTAAAAGATTACCTAAAAAAGCAAGGAAACGAGGGCAATAAATTAGATCGTGGCTCAGATGACGTTCGGGATTTGAAAGTTGCTGCTAGACAACATGATTCAATTGAAACGTTCCTAGACCACGCTGATCATATGATTGCCAAGCAAGAAGAAGCAAGAAAGCAGCCACCAACAAAAGATGCGGTTCAATTGATGACCATTCACCGCGCAAAAGGGTTAGAGTACAAGCATGTCTATATCCTCGGTGCTGTTGAAGGATCGCTTCCTCATGACTACTCATTAGAAGCTTGGCGTGAGGGCGATGATAAACCATTAGAAGAAGAACGTCGATTAATGTATGTAGCAATGACTAGAGCTCAAGTGAATCTCCTTATCTCCGTACCTACAATGAGACGAGGCAAACGTGCTCACCCGTCTAGGTTTGTACGTGAAGTGAACCGAATGGCAAGAGCCGTACAGAAGCAGAAAGTACCTACCTTATCTGGAGGGATACGATGA